From Hylaeus volcanicus isolate JK05 chromosome 2, UHH_iyHylVolc1.0_haploid, whole genome shotgun sequence, the proteins below share one genomic window:
- the LOC128872013 gene encoding ankyrin repeat domain-containing protein 50-like isoform X4, producing the protein MAAPVIEKKRFFCREWAFVKLSHCLEQRPASKTCGALIVGGPGSGKTALCAELAWPSTGANAKHQRSLNRRLLARHFCQARSEASLSPAQFVRSLVAQLLQASSDGIHRASPSSPSPGGTTTTTANVTTLPSTSREAVAEAYAEKLRTDPDIQAALQPDVLDRDPDDALKKALLFPLLEVEPPKSCLFLLVDSIDEGQTLNPPQTGTRDSRRENDNVSRTIAELLANHHHLFPQWLLLVCTARRQSKSISRMFTGFRKISLDDLRKSHVVRDVQQYILARLDQEEALRQHISCDTAEMLNQLHIKSNGCFLYLEKVLDGVAENFIVLREVREIPGTLNGLYLWLCQRLFSRKQFAKVQPLLNVILAAKLPITQEILYKCVKTACTGITVEDFNRRLHLLRRVISVSRAGALMLFHHSFAEWLLDVKHCTQKYLCSAIEGHAMLAGYYTLRGSELNPDEICVLGQHLQRAITSVATANCNLDVHTLQVLWMIGSGAPIEDCYLDSSECILWPRQEVKLLRLLIDAGAKPSEKVAEDDANKDAISSSQVSQDVSPMDESPSEPLTELLGESGDINQTDSCGRTVLHTLAADGNASLLELALATCPQAKLEATDRHGQTPLNLAARHGYGDVVRVLLSAGACADHADCDGWTALRAAAWGGHTQVVEMLLKHGALVDCADWDQRTALRAAAWGGHEDIVKALLQHGADVNRTDDEGRTALIAAAYMGHSEIVEHLLDFGAEIDHADSDGRTALSVAALCVPSNHGYAKVVTILLERGAAVDHQDKDGMTPLLVAAFEGHRDVCELLLEYEADVDHCDATGRTPLWAAASMGHGSVVALLLFWGCYVDSIDNEGRTVLSVAAAQGGTDVVKQLLDRGLDEQHRDNSGWTPLHYAAFEGHLDVCEALLEAGGKIDETDNDGKGALMLAAQEGHYALVERLLDHHTAPIDQHAHDGKTALRLAALEGHYDTVRVLLAHNADVNAKDADGRSTLYILALENRLAMARFLLEHARADVESRDSEGRTPLHVSAWQGHVEMVALLLTEGSANVNACDNENRTPLHSAAWQGHAAIVRLLLEHGATPDHTCNQGATALGIAAQEGHEHCVRALLNHGADPSHSDHCGRNAIKVAAKSGHDTVVRLLEEHSANQRSLRPGVNGGGSSSATSVTSNSTAETKPSSAILNPLSTQYSPAESPDSTKRRSCVSLGNNSSNSKSSSNLTGSTKSDQGKFNQNSMVNQVVLTESPQQDNGIRYCAWRIVITKKRKSINKFLSFYLSKIKLPHMKK; encoded by the exons ATGGCGGCGCCGGTGATCGAGAAGAAGCGATTCTTCTGCCGCGAATGGGCGTTCGTGAAGCTGTCCCATTGCTTGGAGCAGAGGCCAGCCTCGAAGACCTGCGGCGCTCTGATCGTCGGTGGTCCAGGAAGCGGGAAGACCGCGTTATGCGCCGAACTGGCGTGGCCGTCGACCGGCGCCAACGCCAAACATCAGAGGTCCTTGAACAGGAGACTTCTGGCCAGGCACTTTTGCCAGGCCAGGAGCGAGGCGTCTTTGTCACCGGCCCAGTTCGTCAGATCCTTGGTCGCTCAACTCCTGCAGGCTAGCTCGGACGGAATTCACAG AGCGTCGCCAAGCTCTCCTTCTCCTGGCGGTACCACCACAACCACCGCCAACGTCACGACCCTCCCGTCGACCTCGAGGGAGGCAGTGGCCGAAGCTTACGCCGAAAAGCTCAGAACAGATCCGGACATACAGGCCGCCCTGCAACCAGACGTCCTCGACAGAGATCCCGACGACGCTCTGAAGAAGGCTCTGCTGTTTCCCCTGTTAGAGGTGGAGCCACCAAAGAGCTGCTTGTTTCTGTTGGTTGATTCCATCGACGAGGGACAAACCCTGAATCCTCCGCAGACTGGTACCAGAGACTCGAGAAGGGAGAACGACAATGTCAGCAGGACGATCGCCGAACTGCTGGCCAACCACCACCACCTGTTCCCTCAGTGGTTGCTGCTGGTCTGTACCGCTCGGCGTCAAAGTAAATCCATCTCGCGGATGTTCACCGGGTTCAGAAAGATCTCGTTGGACGACCTAAGGAAATCTCACGTCGTGAGGGACGTTCAGCAGTACATCCTCGCGCGTTTGGACCAGGAGGAGGCGCTCAG GCAGCACATCTCGTGCGACACGGCCGAGATGCTAAACCAGCTGCACATCAAGAGCAACGGTTGTTTTCTGTATCTGGAGAAGGTTCTCGACGGCGTGGCCGAGAACTTTATCGTGTTGCGCGAGGTCCGCGAGATACCAGGCACCCTGAACGGTCTTTACCTCTGGCTGTGCCAGAGACTCTTCAGCAGGAAGCAGTTCGCCAAGGTTCAACCGTTGTTGAACGTGATCCTGGCCGCCAAGCTACCGATCACCCAGGAAATCCTCTACAAATGCGTCAAGACAGCCTGCACAGGGATCACCGTGGAGGACTTCAACCGACGTTTGCACCTTCTGCGCAGGGTGATCTCGGTGTCCCGTGCTGGAGCACTGATGCTGTTCCATCACAGTTTCGCCGAGTGGTTGCTCGACGTGAAACACTGCACGCAAAAGTATCTGTGCTCCGCCATCGAGGGCCACGCCATGTTGGCGGGTTACTATACTCTTCGCGGCTCGGAGCTGAACCCTGACGAGATCTGCGTACTGGGCCAGCATCTCCAACGAGCCATAACGAGCGTGGCTACCGCCAACTGCAACTTGGACGTCCACACGCTTCAGGTGCTCTGGATGATAGGCAGCGGAGCGCCCATCGAGGATTGCTACTTGGACAGCTCCGAGTGCATCCTCTGGCCCAGGCAAGAGGTGAAGCTACTCAGACTACTCATCGACGCTGGAGCTAAACCATCCGAGAAGGTGGCCGAGGACGATGCCAATAAGGATGCTATTTCTTCTAGTCAG GTCTCGCAAGATGTAAGCCCAATGGACGAATCTCCTAGCGAACCCTTAACTGAACTGCTCGGCGAGAGCGGTGACATCAATCAAACTGATTCCTGCGGACGAACAGTGCTGCATACGCTCGCTGCGGACGGTAACGCGTCTCTGTTGGAGCTGGCTCTAGCAACGTGCCCTCAG GCGAAACTAGAAGCCACCGATCGCCACGGTCAGACTCCGTTGAACTTGGCTGCCAGGCACGGCTACGGGGACGTTGTCAGAGTGCTCTTGTCTGCTGGAGCCTGTGCAGATCATGCTGACTGCGACGGTTGGACGGCCCTCAGAGCTGCTGCATGGGGTGGACACACTCAG GTGGTCGAAATGCTCTTGAAACACGGAGCATTGGTGGATTGCGCTGACTGGGATCAACGAACCGCACTGAGAGCAGCTGCGTGGGGTGGCCACGAGGATATCGTTAAAGCACTTCTGCAGCACGGCGCCGACGTCAACAGAACGGATGACGAGGGCAGAACCGCTTTAATTGCTGCTGCCTACATGGGTCACAGCGAGATCGTCGAACACCTTCTAGACTTCGGTGCGGAGATCGATCACGCTGATAGCGACGGAAGAACAGCTCTCAGCGTCGCTGCTTTATGCGTTCCATCCAACCATGGCTACGCAAAG GTGGTCACTATACTGTTGGAGAGAGGAGCCGCTGTCGATCATCAAGACAAAGACGGCATGACCCCGCTGTTGGTAGCAGCGTTCGAAGGGCACAGGGACGTTTGCGAGTTGCTTCTGGAATACGAAGCAGACGTAGACCACTGTGACGCCACGGGACGTACACCTTTGTGGGCAGCAGCCAGTATGGGCCATGGATCGGTTGTCGCTCTTCTGTTATTTTGGGGATGCTACGTTGACAGCATCGATAACGAGGGCAGGACCGTTCTCAGCGTGGCTGCTGCCCAAGGTGGTACAGACGTGGTGAAACAATTGCTAGACAGAG GTTTAGACGAGCAACACAGAGACAATTCAGGCTGGACACCGTTACACTACGCGGCGTTCGAAGGTCATCTCGACGTTTGCGAAGCCCTGTTGGAGGCTGGAGGAAAAATTGACGAAACCGACAACGATGGGAAAGGAGCTCTGATGCTCGCCGCTCAAGAGGGTCACTACGCGTTAGTCGAAAGACTTTTAGATCATCACACCGCTCCCATCGATCAACACGCTCACGATGGGAAGACCGCCCTGAG ACTTGCAGCTCTCGAGGGACATTACGACACCGTCAGGGTCCTGTTGGCTCACAACGCTGACGTGAACGCGAAGGACGCAGACGGCAGAAGCACTCTCTACATCCTCGCGTTGGAGAACAGGCTGGCTATGGCGCGGTTCCTGTTGGAACATGCTCGCGCTGACGTGGAAAGTAGAGATTCGGAA GGCAGAACTCCTCTGCATGTAAGTGCTTGGCAAGGACACGTTGAGATGGTAGCTTTGTTGCTAACGGAAGGCAGCGCCAATGTGAACGCATGCGACAACGAGAACAGAACTCCTCTTCATTCCGCGGCCTGGCAAGGACACGCTGCCATTGTCAGGCTACTTCTAGAACACGGAGCCACCCCTGATCATACTTGTAACCAGGGCGCGACGGCTCTAG GCATCGCCGCGCAAGAAGGCCACGAACACTGCGTGCGAGCACTCCTCAATCATGGTGCTGACCCCAGCCATTCGGATCACTGTGGTCGAAACGCGATTAAAGTGGCCGCCAAGAGTGGCCACGACACCGTGGTGAGGCTACTCGAAGAACATTCTGCTAATCAACGAAGTCTACGACCTGGTGTTAACGGAG GAGGAAGTAGTAGCGCTACTTCTGTGACCTCCAACTCGACGGCAGAAACGAAACCATCGTCCGCGATTCTGAATCCCCTCTCGACGCAGTACAGCCCCGCGGAATCGCCAGATTCGACCAAGAGAAGAAGCTGCGTATCCCTGGGCAATAACTCTAGCAACAGCAAATCCAGCAGCAACCTGACCGGCAGCACGAAAAGCGATCAAGGGAAATTCAATCAGAACTCGATGGTGAATCAG GTTGTATTGACAGAATCACCTCAGCAGGACAACGGAATCCGTTATTGCGCCTGGCGAATCGTTATCACCAAAAAGCGAAAgtcaataaacaaatttctctcaTTTTATTTGAGCAAAATCAAATTACCTCacatgaaaaagtga
- the LOC128872013 gene encoding ankyrin repeat domain-containing protein 50-like isoform X3: protein MAAPVIEKKRFFCREWAFVKLSHCLEQRPASKTCGALIVGGPGSGKTALCAELAWPSTGANAKHQRSLNRRLLARHFCQARSEASLSPAQFVRSLVAQLLQASSDGIHRASPSSPSPGGTTTTTANVTTLPSTSREAVAEAYAEKLRTDPDIQAALQPDVLDRDPDDALKKALLFPLLEVEPPKSCLFLLVDSIDEGQTLNPPQTGTRDSRRENDNVSRTIAELLANHHHLFPQWLLLVCTARRQSKSISRMFTGFRKISLDDLRKSHVVRDVQQYILARLDQEEALRQHISCDTAEMLNQLHIKSNGCFLYLEKVLDGVAENFIVLREVREIPGTLNGLYLWLCQRLFSRKQFAKVQPLLNVILAAKLPITQEILYKCVKTACTGITVEDFNRRLHLLRRVISVSRAGALMLFHHSFAEWLLDVKHCTQKYLCSAIEGHAMLAGYYTLRGSELNPDEICVLGQHLQRAITSVATANCNLDVHTLQVLWMIGSGAPIEDCYLDSSECILWPRQEVKLLRLLIDAGAKPSEKVAEDDANKDAISSSQVSQDVSPMDESPSEPLTELLGESGDINQTDSCGRTVLHTLAADGNASLLELALATCPQAKLEATDRHGQTPLNLAARHGYGDVVRVLLSAGACADHADCDGWTALRAAAWGGHTQVVEMLLKHGALVDCADWDQRTALRAAAWGGHEDIVKALLQHGADVNRTDDEGRTALIAAAYMGHSEIVEHLLDFGAEIDHADSDGRTALSVAALCVPSNHGYAKVVTILLERGAAVDHQDKDGMTPLLVAAFEGHRDVCELLLEYEADVDHCDATGRTPLWAAASMGHGSVVALLLFWGCYVDSIDNEGRTVLSVAAAQGGTDVVKQLLDRGLDEQHRDNSGWTPLHYAAFEGHLDVCEALLEAGGKIDETDNDGKGALMLAAQEGHYALVERLLDHHTAPIDQHAHDGKTALRLAALEGHYDTVRVLLAHNADVNAKDADGRSTLYILALENRLAMARFLLEHARADVESRDSEGRTPLHVSAWQGHVEMVALLLTEGSANVNACDNENRTPLHSAAWQGHAAIVRLLLEHGATPDHTCNQGATALGIAAQEGHEHCVRALLNHGADPSHSDHCGRNAIKVAAKSGHDTVVRLLEEHSANQRSLRPGVNGGGSSSATSVTSNSTAETKPSSAILNPLSTQYSPAESPDSTKRRSCVSLGNNSSNSKSSSNLTGSTKSDQGKFNQNSMVNQVIKVVLTESPQQDNGIRYCAWRIVITKKRKSINKFLSFYLSKIKLPHMKK, encoded by the exons ATGGCGGCGCCGGTGATCGAGAAGAAGCGATTCTTCTGCCGCGAATGGGCGTTCGTGAAGCTGTCCCATTGCTTGGAGCAGAGGCCAGCCTCGAAGACCTGCGGCGCTCTGATCGTCGGTGGTCCAGGAAGCGGGAAGACCGCGTTATGCGCCGAACTGGCGTGGCCGTCGACCGGCGCCAACGCCAAACATCAGAGGTCCTTGAACAGGAGACTTCTGGCCAGGCACTTTTGCCAGGCCAGGAGCGAGGCGTCTTTGTCACCGGCCCAGTTCGTCAGATCCTTGGTCGCTCAACTCCTGCAGGCTAGCTCGGACGGAATTCACAG AGCGTCGCCAAGCTCTCCTTCTCCTGGCGGTACCACCACAACCACCGCCAACGTCACGACCCTCCCGTCGACCTCGAGGGAGGCAGTGGCCGAAGCTTACGCCGAAAAGCTCAGAACAGATCCGGACATACAGGCCGCCCTGCAACCAGACGTCCTCGACAGAGATCCCGACGACGCTCTGAAGAAGGCTCTGCTGTTTCCCCTGTTAGAGGTGGAGCCACCAAAGAGCTGCTTGTTTCTGTTGGTTGATTCCATCGACGAGGGACAAACCCTGAATCCTCCGCAGACTGGTACCAGAGACTCGAGAAGGGAGAACGACAATGTCAGCAGGACGATCGCCGAACTGCTGGCCAACCACCACCACCTGTTCCCTCAGTGGTTGCTGCTGGTCTGTACCGCTCGGCGTCAAAGTAAATCCATCTCGCGGATGTTCACCGGGTTCAGAAAGATCTCGTTGGACGACCTAAGGAAATCTCACGTCGTGAGGGACGTTCAGCAGTACATCCTCGCGCGTTTGGACCAGGAGGAGGCGCTCAG GCAGCACATCTCGTGCGACACGGCCGAGATGCTAAACCAGCTGCACATCAAGAGCAACGGTTGTTTTCTGTATCTGGAGAAGGTTCTCGACGGCGTGGCCGAGAACTTTATCGTGTTGCGCGAGGTCCGCGAGATACCAGGCACCCTGAACGGTCTTTACCTCTGGCTGTGCCAGAGACTCTTCAGCAGGAAGCAGTTCGCCAAGGTTCAACCGTTGTTGAACGTGATCCTGGCCGCCAAGCTACCGATCACCCAGGAAATCCTCTACAAATGCGTCAAGACAGCCTGCACAGGGATCACCGTGGAGGACTTCAACCGACGTTTGCACCTTCTGCGCAGGGTGATCTCGGTGTCCCGTGCTGGAGCACTGATGCTGTTCCATCACAGTTTCGCCGAGTGGTTGCTCGACGTGAAACACTGCACGCAAAAGTATCTGTGCTCCGCCATCGAGGGCCACGCCATGTTGGCGGGTTACTATACTCTTCGCGGCTCGGAGCTGAACCCTGACGAGATCTGCGTACTGGGCCAGCATCTCCAACGAGCCATAACGAGCGTGGCTACCGCCAACTGCAACTTGGACGTCCACACGCTTCAGGTGCTCTGGATGATAGGCAGCGGAGCGCCCATCGAGGATTGCTACTTGGACAGCTCCGAGTGCATCCTCTGGCCCAGGCAAGAGGTGAAGCTACTCAGACTACTCATCGACGCTGGAGCTAAACCATCCGAGAAGGTGGCCGAGGACGATGCCAATAAGGATGCTATTTCTTCTAGTCAG GTCTCGCAAGATGTAAGCCCAATGGACGAATCTCCTAGCGAACCCTTAACTGAACTGCTCGGCGAGAGCGGTGACATCAATCAAACTGATTCCTGCGGACGAACAGTGCTGCATACGCTCGCTGCGGACGGTAACGCGTCTCTGTTGGAGCTGGCTCTAGCAACGTGCCCTCAG GCGAAACTAGAAGCCACCGATCGCCACGGTCAGACTCCGTTGAACTTGGCTGCCAGGCACGGCTACGGGGACGTTGTCAGAGTGCTCTTGTCTGCTGGAGCCTGTGCAGATCATGCTGACTGCGACGGTTGGACGGCCCTCAGAGCTGCTGCATGGGGTGGACACACTCAG GTGGTCGAAATGCTCTTGAAACACGGAGCATTGGTGGATTGCGCTGACTGGGATCAACGAACCGCACTGAGAGCAGCTGCGTGGGGTGGCCACGAGGATATCGTTAAAGCACTTCTGCAGCACGGCGCCGACGTCAACAGAACGGATGACGAGGGCAGAACCGCTTTAATTGCTGCTGCCTACATGGGTCACAGCGAGATCGTCGAACACCTTCTAGACTTCGGTGCGGAGATCGATCACGCTGATAGCGACGGAAGAACAGCTCTCAGCGTCGCTGCTTTATGCGTTCCATCCAACCATGGCTACGCAAAG GTGGTCACTATACTGTTGGAGAGAGGAGCCGCTGTCGATCATCAAGACAAAGACGGCATGACCCCGCTGTTGGTAGCAGCGTTCGAAGGGCACAGGGACGTTTGCGAGTTGCTTCTGGAATACGAAGCAGACGTAGACCACTGTGACGCCACGGGACGTACACCTTTGTGGGCAGCAGCCAGTATGGGCCATGGATCGGTTGTCGCTCTTCTGTTATTTTGGGGATGCTACGTTGACAGCATCGATAACGAGGGCAGGACCGTTCTCAGCGTGGCTGCTGCCCAAGGTGGTACAGACGTGGTGAAACAATTGCTAGACAGAG GTTTAGACGAGCAACACAGAGACAATTCAGGCTGGACACCGTTACACTACGCGGCGTTCGAAGGTCATCTCGACGTTTGCGAAGCCCTGTTGGAGGCTGGAGGAAAAATTGACGAAACCGACAACGATGGGAAAGGAGCTCTGATGCTCGCCGCTCAAGAGGGTCACTACGCGTTAGTCGAAAGACTTTTAGATCATCACACCGCTCCCATCGATCAACACGCTCACGATGGGAAGACCGCCCTGAG ACTTGCAGCTCTCGAGGGACATTACGACACCGTCAGGGTCCTGTTGGCTCACAACGCTGACGTGAACGCGAAGGACGCAGACGGCAGAAGCACTCTCTACATCCTCGCGTTGGAGAACAGGCTGGCTATGGCGCGGTTCCTGTTGGAACATGCTCGCGCTGACGTGGAAAGTAGAGATTCGGAA GGCAGAACTCCTCTGCATGTAAGTGCTTGGCAAGGACACGTTGAGATGGTAGCTTTGTTGCTAACGGAAGGCAGCGCCAATGTGAACGCATGCGACAACGAGAACAGAACTCCTCTTCATTCCGCGGCCTGGCAAGGACACGCTGCCATTGTCAGGCTACTTCTAGAACACGGAGCCACCCCTGATCATACTTGTAACCAGGGCGCGACGGCTCTAG GCATCGCCGCGCAAGAAGGCCACGAACACTGCGTGCGAGCACTCCTCAATCATGGTGCTGACCCCAGCCATTCGGATCACTGTGGTCGAAACGCGATTAAAGTGGCCGCCAAGAGTGGCCACGACACCGTGGTGAGGCTACTCGAAGAACATTCTGCTAATCAACGAAGTCTACGACCTGGTGTTAACGGAG GAGGAAGTAGTAGCGCTACTTCTGTGACCTCCAACTCGACGGCAGAAACGAAACCATCGTCCGCGATTCTGAATCCCCTCTCGACGCAGTACAGCCCCGCGGAATCGCCAGATTCGACCAAGAGAAGAAGCTGCGTATCCCTGGGCAATAACTCTAGCAACAGCAAATCCAGCAGCAACCTGACCGGCAGCACGAAAAGCGATCAAGGGAAATTCAATCAGAACTCGATGGTGAATCAGGTAATAAAA GTTGTATTGACAGAATCACCTCAGCAGGACAACGGAATCCGTTATTGCGCCTGGCGAATCGTTATCACCAAAAAGCGAAAgtcaataaacaaatttctctcaTTTTATTTGAGCAAAATCAAATTACCTCacatgaaaaagtga